A window from Cryptomeria japonica chromosome 1, Sugi_1.0, whole genome shotgun sequence encodes these proteins:
- the LOC131071538 gene encoding protein RESPONSE TO LOW SULFUR 4: protein MFAALADFSFFSQPSIVPANRKKNAKEDPSAAIERLEIEALRSENLKLQRLVAESQRYEADLMADLEKARMRLLMTEEAEEHLCSQLGELEADSVLQARDNNQHVDSLKQQLAQMQDLLAQFHRNC from the coding sequence ATGTTTGCTGCTCTTGCTGATTTTTCATTTTTCTCACAGCCTTCCATTGTGCCGGCAAATAGGAAGAAAAACGCCAAGGAGGATCCAAGCGCAGCGATTGAGCGGCTGGAAATTGAGGCCCTCAGATCTGAGAATTTGAAGTTGCAAAGGCTGGTGGCGGAAAGCCAACGATACGAAGCAGATTTAATGGCAGATTTAGAGAAGGCGAGGATGAGATTGTTAATGACGGAAGAAGCAGAGGAGCACCTCTGTTCACAGCTTGGAGAGTTGGAGGCAGACTCTGTTCTTCAGGCGCGGGATAACAATCAGCACGTCGATTCTCTGAAGCAGCAATTGGCGCAAATGCAAGATCTTCTTGCACAATTTCATCGCAATTGCTGA